From a single Brassica napus cultivar Da-Ae chromosome C9, Da-Ae, whole genome shotgun sequence genomic region:
- the LOC106417568 gene encoding potassium transporter 8-like, whose amino-acid sequence MDLESLSPRNQLKKETWWSVLTLAYQSLGVVYGDLATSPLYVYKSTFAEDIQHSGTNEEIFGVLSLVFWTLTLIPLLKYVFIVLRADDNGEGETFALYSLLCRHARISSLPNFQLADEDLSECKKNSADNPRNLKDKGWSLKNTLEKHKVLQNMLLVLALIGTCMVIGDGVLTPAISVFSAVSGLELSMSKEQHQYVEVPVVCAILIVLFSLQHYGTHRLGFLFAPIVLVWLLCISTIGVYNIFHWNPHVYKALPPYYIYKFLKKTRQRGWMSLGGILLCITGSEAIFVKFGLIFSLFVTCMQVWRLLPLTTCLMSLVIVLCWRKSTLYALAFIFFFGTIESLYFSASLIKFREGAWVPLALSFIFLFVMYLWHYGTVMRYEFDVQNKVSVNWLLTLFGSSNLGIVRVRGVGVISTELVSGVPAIFSHFVTNLPAFHQVVVFLCVKSVPVPHVKPEERFLVGRVGPKEYRLYRCIARYGYRDVHKDDVEFEQDLVCSIAEFIRSDKAFDYELDPGNESERLTVVAASSSSLEGVQIYEDDCLDEREQWSLRLRVNKRVRFVLPESSRIDRSAEEELTELTEAREAGMAFIMGHSYVRAKAGSSVVKKMAINFGYDFLRRNSRGLCYGLSTPHASTLEVGMVYIV is encoded by the exons ATGGATCTCGAGAGTCTGAGCCCAAGGAATCAACTTAAG AAAGAAACTTGGTGGAGTGTTCTGACATTAGCTTACCAGAGCTTAGGTGTGGTTTACGGAGATTTAGCTACTTCACCATTGTACGTCTACAAGAGCACTTTTGCTGAAGATATCCAACACTCAGGGACAAACGAAGAGATCTTTGGTGTTCTGTCTCTTGTCTTCTGGACATTAACTCTCATCCCACTACTCAAATACGTTTTTATTGTTCTTCGTGCTGATGATAATGGTGAGGGTGAGACTTTTGCTCTCTACTCTCTGCTCTGTCGCCATGCTAGAATCAGTTCCTTGCCCAACTTCCAGCTCGCCGATGAGGACCTTTCTGAGTGTAAGAAAAATTCCGCGGATAATCCGAGGAATTTAAAAGACAAGGGGTGGAGTTTGAAAAACACACTGGAGAAGCATAAGGTTCTGCAGAACATGTTGCTTGTTCTTGCTCTGATTGGGACTTGTATGGTCATTGGTGATGGTGTTCTCACACCCGCAATCTCTG TTTTCTCAGCAGTCTCTGGATTAGAGTTATCCATGTCAAAGGAGCAACATCAAT ATGTGGAGGTGCCAGTGGTTTGCGCCATACTGATAGTCTTGTTCTCACTACAACACTATGGGACACATCGTCTAGGCTTTTTGTTTGCTCCAATTGTGCTTGTATGGCTTCTCTGCATTAGCACCATTGGTGTATACAACATCTTCCACTGGAACCCTCATGTTTACAAAGCTTTGCCTCCTTATTACATCTACAAGTTCCTCAAGAAAACTCGGCAACGCGGTTGGATGTCTCTAGGTGGCATCCTTTTATGCATAACCG GCTCGGAAGCTATATTTGTTAAATTCGG ATTAATCTTTTCATTATTTGTTACATGCATGCAGGTTTGGCGGTTATTACCGTTAACGACTTGCCTAATGTCACTAGTAATCGTCTTATGCTGGCGCAAAAGCACTCTCTACGCGCTagccttcatcttcttcttcggaaCAATCGAATCTCTCTACTTCTCAGCTTCGCTCATCAAATTCCGCGAAGGCGCGTGGGTGCCACTCGCCCTCtccttcatcttcctcttcgtcATGTACCTCTGGCACTACGGGACCGTCATGCGCTACGAGTTCGACGTCCAGAACAAAGTCTCGGTCAACTGGCTCCTCACGCTCTTCGGCTCCTCGAACCTCGGCATCGTCCGTGTCCGAGGAGTCGGCGTGATCAGCACCGAGCTCGTCTCCGGCGTTCCCGCGATCTTCTCTCATTTCGTTACCAACCTTCCCGCGTTTCACCAGGTTGTTGTCTTCCTCTGCGTCAAGTCCGTCCCTGTCCCTCACGTGAAACCGGAAGAACGGTTTCTCGTTGGTAGGGTCGGACCGAAGGAGTACCGGTTATACCGGTGTATCGCCCGGTATGGTTACCGGGACGTGCACAAAGATGACGTGGAGTTTGAGCAAGACCTTGTCTGCAGTATCGCAGAGTTTATACGTTCGGATAAAGCGTTCGATTACGAGTTGGACCCTGGAAACGAGTCCGAGAGGCTTACCGTAGTCGCGGCTTCCTCCTCTAGTCTCGAAGGTGTTCAAATCTATGAAGACGATTGTTTAGACGAACGTGAACAATGGTCGCTGAGACTGAGAGTCAATAAAAGGGTAAGGTTTGTGTTACCGGAAAGTTCGAGGATAGATAGATCCGCGGAGGAGGAGTTAACGGAGCTGACGGAGGCGCGTGAGGCGGGGATGGCGTTTATAATGGGACATTCGTATGTGAGAGCAAAGGCCGGTTCGAGTGTGGTGAAGAAGATGGCTATTAACTTTGGGTATGATTTTTTAAGGAGAAACTCGAGAGGTCTTTGTTATGGTCTTTCTACTCCTCACGCTTCTACTTTAGAAGTTGGTATGGTTTATATCGTGtga
- the LOC106416771 gene encoding uncharacterized protein LOC106416771 isoform X1, producing the protein MMKNGNWVVLSLIFLFLFCGLSSVSAKPPPVKIVSGLVTNVASMLWKWLWSLQTSTTTTAATKSGVSSRSMVKYESGYNIETVFDGNKLGIEPYAVEVSPSGEELIVLDSENSNIHKISMPLSRYGKPKLVSGSQEGYTGHVDGKLKEAKMNRPRGLAIDDSGNIYVADTNNMAIRKISDAGVSTIATGGRFSDDFDLIYVSSTCSLLVIDRGNQVIREIQLHDHDCSHHEPETDLHLGTALLVAAAFFGYMFALLVRRVRSLFSSFGNNNKRHVAKPNMTMAPYQRYPRPVRQPLIPPQYEPENEEGFIGSLGKLVVKTGSSVSEMMTGPRKVTPQDFHYHHPQQPNQWPVQESFAIPEEDGPPALEPRSGSNPDKPYLRAQGTNQNWSYYQDCDQYQNQKKRNVNNTDDNRENEIVFGAVQEQDGRREAMVIKAVDFKEVMNDQRNIRPRINYMGYSSQVY; encoded by the exons ATGATGAAAAATGGTAACTGGGTGGTTCTGTCTTTAATTTTCTTGTTTCTCTTCTGTGGGTTGTCTTCAGTTTCAGCTAAGCCTCCTCCTGTTA AGATTGTAAGTGGACTTGTGACAAATGTAGCATCAATGCTGTGGAAATGGTTGTGGTCTCTTCAGACATCCACAACCACAACAGCCGCCACCAAATCAG GTGTTTCTAGCCGTTCGATGGTGAAATATGAAAGTGGATATAACATAGAGACAGTGTTTGATGGAAATAAGCTTGGGATTGAGCCTTATGCAGTCGAAGTTTCCCCTAGTGGAGAAGAGCTTATTGTCTTGGATTCAGAGAACAGTAACATCCACAAAATCTCCATGCCTCTTTCTAGAT ATGGTAAACCAAAGTTAGTCTCCGGTTCACAAGAAGGCTACACAGGGCACGTGGATGGAAAGCTCAAAGAAGCCAAAATGAATCGTCCTCGAGGATTAGCCATCGACGACAGTGGAAACATCTACGTTGCCGATACTAATAATATGGCCATACGCAAGATCAGCGACGCAG GAGTCTCAACCATCGCAACCGGAGGAAGATTCTCTGATGACTTTGATTTGATCTACGTCTCTTCAACCTGCTCTCTGTTAGTCATTGATCGAGGGAATCAAGTGATTAGGGAGATTCAGCTTCACGATCATGACTGTTCTCATCACGAGCCCGAAACAGATCTCCATCTTG GAACCGCTCTGCTCGTTGCTGCtgcattttttggttatatgtTTGCGCTATTAGTACGTAGAGTACGATCATTGTTCTCTTCGTTTGGTAAT aaTAATAAGAGGCATGTGGCGAAACCGAACATGACAATGGCTCCATATCAACGTTACCCAAGACCGGTTCGACAGCCATTAATTCCACCTCAATATGAACcggaaaatgaagaaggatttATCGGTTCGCTTGGAAAGCTTGTGGTGAAAACCGGTTCTTCGGTTTCTGAGATGATGACCGGACCAAGAAAAGTTACTCCCCAAGACTTCCACTACCACCATCCGCAACAGCCAAACCAGTGGCCGGTACAAGAGAGCTTTGCTATACCGGAAGAAGATGGACCACCGGCTTTAGAACCGAGATCAGGTTCAAATCCGGATAAACCCTACCTTAGAGCACAAGGCACAAACCAAAACTGGTCGTATTACCAAGATTGTGACCaataccaaaaccaaaagaaacgAAATGTGAACAATACCGACGATAACCGAGAAAACGAGATTGTGTTCGGGGCAGTTCAGGAGCAGGACGGCCGCCGAGAAGCTATGGTGATCAAGGCTGTTGATTTCAAGGAAGTCATGAACGATCAGCGAAACATACGGCCAAGAATTAATTACATGGGATATTCTTCTCAAGTTTACTGA
- the LOC106416771 gene encoding uncharacterized protein LOC106416771 isoform X2 gives MLWKWLWSLQTSTTTTAATKSGVSSRSMVKYESGYNIETVFDGNKLGIEPYAVEVSPSGEELIVLDSENSNIHKISMPLSRYGKPKLVSGSQEGYTGHVDGKLKEAKMNRPRGLAIDDSGNIYVADTNNMAIRKISDAGVSTIATGGRFSDDFDLIYVSSTCSLLVIDRGNQVIREIQLHDHDCSHHEPETDLHLGTALLVAAAFFGYMFALLVRRVRSLFSSFGNNNKRHVAKPNMTMAPYQRYPRPVRQPLIPPQYEPENEEGFIGSLGKLVVKTGSSVSEMMTGPRKVTPQDFHYHHPQQPNQWPVQESFAIPEEDGPPALEPRSGSNPDKPYLRAQGTNQNWSYYQDCDQYQNQKKRNVNNTDDNRENEIVFGAVQEQDGRREAMVIKAVDFKEVMNDQRNIRPRINYMGYSSQVY, from the exons ATGCTGTGGAAATGGTTGTGGTCTCTTCAGACATCCACAACCACAACAGCCGCCACCAAATCAG GTGTTTCTAGCCGTTCGATGGTGAAATATGAAAGTGGATATAACATAGAGACAGTGTTTGATGGAAATAAGCTTGGGATTGAGCCTTATGCAGTCGAAGTTTCCCCTAGTGGAGAAGAGCTTATTGTCTTGGATTCAGAGAACAGTAACATCCACAAAATCTCCATGCCTCTTTCTAGAT ATGGTAAACCAAAGTTAGTCTCCGGTTCACAAGAAGGCTACACAGGGCACGTGGATGGAAAGCTCAAAGAAGCCAAAATGAATCGTCCTCGAGGATTAGCCATCGACGACAGTGGAAACATCTACGTTGCCGATACTAATAATATGGCCATACGCAAGATCAGCGACGCAG GAGTCTCAACCATCGCAACCGGAGGAAGATTCTCTGATGACTTTGATTTGATCTACGTCTCTTCAACCTGCTCTCTGTTAGTCATTGATCGAGGGAATCAAGTGATTAGGGAGATTCAGCTTCACGATCATGACTGTTCTCATCACGAGCCCGAAACAGATCTCCATCTTG GAACCGCTCTGCTCGTTGCTGCtgcattttttggttatatgtTTGCGCTATTAGTACGTAGAGTACGATCATTGTTCTCTTCGTTTGGTAAT aaTAATAAGAGGCATGTGGCGAAACCGAACATGACAATGGCTCCATATCAACGTTACCCAAGACCGGTTCGACAGCCATTAATTCCACCTCAATATGAACcggaaaatgaagaaggatttATCGGTTCGCTTGGAAAGCTTGTGGTGAAAACCGGTTCTTCGGTTTCTGAGATGATGACCGGACCAAGAAAAGTTACTCCCCAAGACTTCCACTACCACCATCCGCAACAGCCAAACCAGTGGCCGGTACAAGAGAGCTTTGCTATACCGGAAGAAGATGGACCACCGGCTTTAGAACCGAGATCAGGTTCAAATCCGGATAAACCCTACCTTAGAGCACAAGGCACAAACCAAAACTGGTCGTATTACCAAGATTGTGACCaataccaaaaccaaaagaaacgAAATGTGAACAATACCGACGATAACCGAGAAAACGAGATTGTGTTCGGGGCAGTTCAGGAGCAGGACGGCCGCCGAGAAGCTATGGTGATCAAGGCTGTTGATTTCAAGGAAGTCATGAACGATCAGCGAAACATACGGCCAAGAATTAATTACATGGGATATTCTTCTCAAGTTTACTGA